GCCGACGGTATCGCAGCCGCCCATGGCGTCACCGCGCGGCTCGACTACCGCAAGGGCTATCCGCCCGTCATCAACACGCCGGAAGCGACCGCGATCGCCGTGCGGGCGGCTGAGGCGACCGCCGGGCCGGACAAGGTCTCGACAGCGTTCCAGCCGAGCCTCGGCTGCGAGGATTTCGCTTATATGATCCGCGCGGCGAGCGGCTGCTATGCCTGGGTCGGGGCAGGCGAGGCCGGGCCTGGAGCGGGGCTTCACGGCGACCGCTACGTGTTCAACGATGCCATCGTGCCGACCGTCCTCGGCTATTTCGTCAATCTCGTCGGCAAGGCCCTGCCGGTTGATGGTGCGGAGGCGGGACGATGAGCCGGGCGGACGGACGCAGCCTCATCGGCCGTCGCGGCGGCGGCCGCGCCGTGGTCGACGGCGCCGACATGGTCATGCTGGGGTCGAACGACTATCTCGGCCTGTCGACCGATCCACGGGTGATCGCCGCGAGCCGTGCCGCGCTCGACGTCTACGGCACGGGCGTTGGCCTCTACCCGGTCTTTGCAGCGACGCCGCTGCACGAGGAACTCGCCGCGAGCCTTGCCGCCTTTCTCGGCACGGAGGCGGTCGTCCTCTACGGCTCCGGCGGAGCCGCCAATGCCGGCGTGCTGACGACGCTCGTCGAGGCGGGTGACGTCATCCTGTCCGACCGTCTCAACCATGCGAGCATCATCGACGGCTGCCGGCTCAGCCGTGCCGACGTCCTGGCTTACGGCAACCGCGACGTCGCCGATCTGACCGCCGCCCTCGCGCGCGCAGCGGGTGCTCGCCGACGGCTGATCATCACCGATGGCATTTTCAGCATGGAGGGCGGGGCGGCGCCGCTCGATGCCATGCTCGCGCTTGCGTGCGCCCATGACGCCATGCTGGTCGTCGACGAGGCCCATGCCAGCGGCGTGGTCGGCCCCGACGGCACCGGCACCGCGCCGCTCTGCGGCATCGGCAACGATGCGCCGGGCCTCGTCCTCACCGGTTCCCTGTCCAAGGCCCTCGGCGGCGCCAGCGGCGGCTTCGTCGCCGGCCCACGCGACGTCATCGAAAGGCTGGAGCGGACGAGCCGCGGCTGGATCTTCTCCATGGGCATGACAACGGCGAATGTCGCAGCCGCGCGCGCGGCGATCGACATCGTCAGGTCGGACCAGGCGCCCCTGGCGCGGCTCAGGGCCAATGTCGAGATCCTGCGCACGGCGCTCGCGGCCCAAGGCCTTGGCGTTCATCCGAGCGACAGCGCGATCCTGGCGCTCGCCATCGGCGACGAGGACCGTACCCGCAGCCTCGCCGCCGCCCTGCGGGCGCGAGGTGTCTATGCGCCCGCCGTCGCCTATCCCATTGTCGCGCGTGGCGAGGCGCGCCTGCGCCTCCAGGTCAGCGCCGCGCATGAACCGGCCGATCTCGAACGCGCCGCCGGCATCCTTGCCGACCTGATGGCGTGACGGGCCGCCGCGCGGCCGTCAGAGAGGCGGTACGAGGCCTGGCGCGGCGCCGTGGCTCGACCGGTGCACGATGAGGCGTTCGAGCGCGGCAAAGTCCCAGTCGATGCCGAGCCCTGGGGCGTTGGAGGGGATCGCCCTGCCGTCGACGATGCGGATCGGCGCCGTCGTGACGAGGTCGAGCTGCGGGATATATTCGAGCCACCGGCTGTTCGGCACGGCGCAGGTGAGGCCGAGATGCAGTTCCATCAGGAAATGTGGCGCCACCGGCACGTTGAAGGCTTCGCACAGATGCGCGACTTTGAGCCAGGGCGTGATGCCGCCGATCCGCCCGACATCCACCTGCACGATCGAGCAGGCGCCGGCTTCCAGATAATCCTTGAACTGGGACAGGCTGTAGAGGGATTCGCCGATGGCGATCGGTATCGCCGTCGACCGGGCGAGGCGCCGGTGCGCGCCGACATCGTCGGCGTGGATGGGCTCCTCGAACCATGCGATGTCGAGGCTCTCGAAATGGCGGGCCCGGCGGACCGCCTCGTCCAGCGTCAGGCCCTGATTGGCGTCGGTCATGATCTCGAAGGCGGGGCCGACCGCATCGCGCACCAGGGCGAGGCGGCGCATGTCCTCGGCGACGTGGGGCCGGCCGACCTTGATCTTGGTGCCGCCAAAGCCGGCCTCCTTGGCCTTGACGGCTTCCGCCACCAGCGCGGCCTCGTCCATGTGCAGCCAGCCGCCTTCGGTGGAGTAGAGGTCGATCGCCTCCTTGGCGCCGCCGGCAAGCCGATGCAGCGGCAGGCCGGCCTTGCGGGCGCGCAGGTCCCAGAGCGCGGTGTCGATCGCCGCGAGCGCGATCGAGGTCAGCGCGCCGACCGTGGTGGCATGGACGCGGAAGAACAGGGCGCGCCAGATCGCCTCGATCGCCTCGGCCTCGCGCCCGATCAGCAGGGGCGCCAGATGATCGTCGATCAGCCGGCAGACCGAGGAGCCGCCGGTGCCGATCGTATAGCTGTAGCCGGTGCCGGTCGCGCCGTCCGCATCGGTGATGCGGACGATCGGCGTCTCCTGCGTCTCGAAGCTCTGGATCGCGTCGGTGCGCTTCACCTTCGGCTTCAGGTCGGCCTGCAGCACGTCGACGGATGTGATCTTGGCCATGTCAGGCAGTCCTCCCAGGATTGCGAGGAGGACAGAAGAGCACGGGCGGGCCCGGCGGGGCAGGGGCTTGCCGTGCGACGAGGTCAGACCCGTCCGGGCATGTCGAAGCGCCGGGCCAGTACCTCGCGCATGCCGGCGACGAGCTCGGCGACCGGGCCGGCATCCTCGAAGGCATAGATCGAAACGACCATGGACGGTTCCATGCCGAAAGCGGCATGGGCCCTGAGGCGGCGGCCGGCCGTCGTGCCGATGGGCAGCAGCGACAGGCCGAGCCCGGCCTCGACCGCCACCAGCACATTGTGCAGGCTGCTGCCGGAAAAGGCGACGTACCAGCGCCGTCGCTCGCGCTCGATCCGCTCGAACATGGCCTCGCGATAGAGGCCGCCCGGCGGGAAGGCGACCAGCGGCAGAGGATCGGGCCAGGCCGGCGCGTCCAGCGCCTCGAACCAGCCCATCGCCTCCGGGTAGGCGGCGCGATGGTCGGCGCTCGCCGCCTGTTCCTTGACGATGACGATGTCGAATTCGCCGGTCCGATAGCGGCGTGTCAGATCCCGGCTCAGGCCGGCGACGACGTCCAGCCTGATCTCGCGGTGGCGGGAGGCGAAGTCGGCGAAGACCGCGGCCATCGCATCGCTGACGATATCCTCCGGCAGGCCGATCCGGACGGCGGCGGTGCCGGCCGGGTCGGCCAGCACCATCTGGGCCTCCTGTTGCAGGCCGAGGATGCGCCGCGCATAGCCGATGAGACGCTCGCCCGCGGCGGTCGGCCGGACCGGCCGGTCCGCCCGGTCGATCAGCCGTTGGCCGACCGCGTCCTCCAGCCGGCCGAGCTGCTGGCTGATGGTCGACTGCGTCATGTTCAGCCGCTCGGCCGCTTGTGTGAAGCTGCCGGTTTCGGCGATCGCGACGAAGGTGCGCAGCAGGCGTGGATCGAGCATAGCTCATTATGATTCTGAATAAAGATAATTCATATATCCCATTTGCGAATGGTGAGGGCTCTCGCTAGTGATCGGTCGACACCCTGTGGCCGGGAGCCAGAGCCGATGCCATTGCCGCTTGCGGCCCTCGCGCTGTTCATGATGGCGATCCTGCCTGGCGGCGGGTCGAATGTTTGGGGACGCGACATGACCGACACCCGACTGCCTGCCGCCGCGGCGCGCGACGACGTCGCGGCGATCGGGAAGCTCATCGGCGAGGGTGCCGCCGTCGACGGCCGGGACGGCGAGGGGCGCACGGCGCTGCTGGTCGCGACCCATGCCAACCGGGTTGCCGCCGCCCGCGCGCTGATCGCGGCCGGCGCCGACGTCAACGCCAAGGATGCGATCCACGACAGCCCCTACCTCTATGCCGGCGCGCGCGGCCATCTCGACATCCTGAAACTGACACTGGAGCACGGCGCCGATTTGAGCAGCACCAACCGCTTCGGCGGAACGGCGCTGATCCCGGCGGCCGAGCGCGGCCATGTCGAAACGGTGCGCACCCTGATCCGGGCTGGCGTCGACGTCGACCATGTCAACCGGCTCGGCTGGACCGCCCTGATCGAGGCGATCATCCTCAGCGATGGCGGGCCGCGGCACCAGGAGATCGTCCGGCTGCTGATCGCCGCAGGCGCCGATGTGAACATTGCCGACAAGGAGGGCGTCACGCCGCTCCAGCATGCGCGCCGGCACGGCTATCGGCCGATCGTCGAGATGCTGGCCGCCGCCGGGGGCCGCTGAAAGGGAGCGATCATGGACGAGACCGAACGTTTCCTGTGCGAAGCGATCAGACTGGCTGACGACAATCTGGACAAGGGCGGCCGCCCCTTCGGGGCTGTCGTCGTGCGCGACGGCGCCGTGGTGGCGACAGGGGTCAATGAAATCCTCGCCACGGGCGACCCGACAGCCCATGCCGAAATGATGGCGCTGAGGGCCGCAAGCCGCGCTCTCGGCGCGCCGAGCCTCGATGGCTGCGCGGTCTATGCCAGCGGCCATCCCTGCCCCATGTGCCTGGCGGCAATGCGGCTCACCGGGGTCGGCCAAGTCTATTACGCCTATTCCAACGACGATGCCGCGCCCTATGGCCTGTCCACGGCGGCCGTCTATGCCGACCTCGCCCGGCCGTTCGCCGAACAGTCGATGACGATCCGCCACGTGCCGGTGCGGCGCCAGTCCGAGCCCGATCTCTACGCCCGATGGAAGCGGCGTCAGGCCGACGAGGCCTGACGCGGAACCCATGTCGATGCGCATCCGGCTGCCGCCGCCGTCGAAGCGGCTTCTGCTGCTTGTCGTCGTGCTGGTCGGCCTCAACCTGAGGCCGTTCCTTGCCGGCATCGGTCCGCTCGCCGGCGAGATCACGGCCGCGACGGGCCTCGATTATCGCAGCATAGCCCTGTTCACCCTGGTGCCCATGCTGCTGATGGGGCTTTGCGCCTTTGCGGGTCCGTCGCTGCAGCGTCTCGCCGGGGTGCGGCCTGCGGTGGTCGGCGCGCTCGTTCTGCTCGGTTTCGGATCGGCGCTGCGGCTGCTGCCGCTCGGCGGCGCCGCGCTGATCGGCACCGCCGCCATGTGCGGCCTCGGCGTCGCCATCGTCCAGGCTGTCTTTCCGGGTGTGGTCAAGGAACATTTCCCCGGGCGGGTCGCCTTCGTGATGGGCCTCTATTCTGCCGCGCTGATGGGCGGCGGCGCACTCGGCGCGCAGGCCGCGCCGCTCGTCGCGGAGCTTTCGGCAAGCTGGCGGATCGGGCTCGGCTGGCTGGCAGTTCCCGCCGCGCTGGCTGCCGCCGCGGCGGCGCCGGCCCTGCTGCGCCGGCCCCGCACCTGGCTGCTGATGGCCTGTTTCGGCCTGGTCAATGGCGGCTATTCCACCGTCATCGCCTGGCTCGCGCCGTCCTATCAGGCGCTGGGCTGGAGCGCCGCGGCGAGCGGCGGCCTCATTGCCGCGATGGCGGCGAGCCAGGCGGTCTCGGCCCTGGCCATGCCGCTCCTTGCCGCGGGCTCGCGCGATCGCCGGCCGTGGATGTGGCTTGCCCTGGCGCTGCAGGTGGCGGCCTTTGCCGGGCTCGCATTCTGGCCGGCGGCCATGCCGCTCGGCTGGGCGGTGCTCGCCGGCATCGGGCTCGGCGGCAGTTTCGCGCTCGCCATGGTGGTGGCGCTCGATCATCTCGACGATGCCGCCGGCGCCGGCGCGCTCTCCGCGCTGATGCAGGGCGGCGGCTTCCTGATCGCGGCGGTTCCGCCCTGGATCGTGGCGGTGCTGCACGACCTGACGGGCGGTTTCGCCGCCGGATGGCTTTTGCACCTCGGCTGCGCCGCGCTGGTCGGCGTGCTCGCCCTCCGTCTGTCGCCGCGCGGCTATGCGGCGGCAATGCGGATGTCCTCCGGCGGCGATCCGGACGGCGCCGTGGAAGCGCCGGTCAGGCCGCCGGCGTGAGGCGCTCGAAGAGATGCTCGTAGGTGACGACGAGACCGGCATCATCGACGACGAGATCGGCTTCGAAGCCCTGCGACAGCCCGAGATCGACATAGCGCAGGTGTCGAGGCCCCTGGCGGTCGTAGCGCTGGCGCGAGCGGGCGACCGTCAGGGCAGGGCCGTCGATGAAGGCGATGTCAAGCGCGAGGCTCGCGCCCGCGGTTTCGGGGACGCGGCGGATCGGAAAGGTGTTGCAGAAGGGCGTGATCGAGAGGTCAGGTTCCTCGGCGCCGTCGAGGTCCGGGCGGTCGACGCCGTCGACGCGCCAGCCGCGGCCATGCCGTTCGAGCCGCAGCGCGCCGTGGCCGCCGTTGTTCCAGCGCTCGATCTCGACCTGGAGCGCCTGCCAGTCGGGGCTCAGCCGCCAGCGGTGATCGAGGCGGAAGCCGCCGGCATCGAGCGAAACCACCGAGGAGGTGGCGGTGATGCGGTCGGCTTCGATGGCGAGCGCCATGCGCTCGAGGCCGTGCACGTCGGTGCGTCGCCAGAACAGGACCGTCTGCGTCATCGGGGCCTCCTCGTCGCGCCTGCCGCATGGGCCTTGGCCGGATCGGCGCCAGCGAACCCCAAGGCCGGCCCCGGCGCAAGGCGCTTGCGGTGCGTGCAGGGCTCGTGGCCGCGCGGGGGCATTTTGCGAACTGCCGGCGCCGTGCCTAATGGCGCAGGTACCGAAATCGGGACGGAACGGGAAGGGAGCCGAAAGCCATGGCCGAGACGCTGGTGATCCGCAATGTCAGGCCGGGCGGCGGCGCGCCCGCCGACATCCTGATCCGCGACGGGCGCATCGCCACGGTCGCGCCTCCGGGCCTTGGGGCTGAAGGTCTGGAGCGCGACGGCCAGGAAATCGACGGAAACCTCGCCCTGGCCCTGCCGGGCCTCGTCGAAGCCCATACCCATCTCGACAAGACCCTATGGGGCATGGGCTGGCACCCCCATTCCGCCGGGCCGGGCATCGCCGACAAGATCGACAACGAGCGCCGCATCCGCCGCGAGATCGGCATCGAGCCCGACCGGCAGTCGGCGCGCCTCACCGCCCAGATGCTCGTCATGGGCACCACGCATATCCGCAGCCATGTCGATATCGATACCGAGGTCGGACTTTCCGGCGTCGAAGGCGTCATGGCGATGCGCGAGCGGCTGAAGCCGGTCATCGACATCGAGATCGTCGCCTTCCCCCAGTCCGGTCTGATGATCCGCCCGGGCACGCTGGAGCTCGTCGACCGGGCGCTCGCGCTCGGTGCCGAGGTGGTCGGCGGCCTCGATCCCTGCGCCATCGACCGCGACCCCAAGGGCCATCTCGACGCCGTCTTCGGCCTTGCCGAAAAGCATGGCAGGCCGATCGACATCCATCTGCACGAGCGCGGAGAAATGGGCGCCTTTTCGCTCGACATGATCATCGA
This portion of the bacterium YEK0313 genome encodes:
- the bioF_2 gene encoding 8-amino-7-oxononanoate synthase 2 translates to MSRADGRSLIGRRGGGRAVVDGADMVMLGSNDYLGLSTDPRVIAASRAALDVYGTGVGLYPVFAATPLHEELAASLAAFLGTEAVVLYGSGGAANAGVLTTLVEAGDVILSDRLNHASIIDGCRLSRADVLAYGNRDVADLTAALARAAGARRRLIITDGIFSMEGGAAPLDAMLALACAHDAMLVVDEAHASGVVGPDGTGTAPLCGIGNDAPGLVLTGSLSKALGGASGGFVAGPRDVIERLERTSRGWIFSMGMTTANVAAARAAIDIVRSDQAPLARLRANVEILRTALAAQGLGVHPSDSAILALAIGDEDRTRSLAAALRARGVYAPAVAYPIVARGEARLRLQVSAAHEPADLERAAGILADLMA
- the mdlA gene encoding Mandelate racemase, whose protein sequence is MAKITSVDVLQADLKPKVKRTDAIQSFETQETPIVRITDADGATGTGYSYTIGTGGSSVCRLIDDHLAPLLIGREAEAIEAIWRALFFRVHATTVGALTSIALAAIDTALWDLRARKAGLPLHRLAGGAKEAIDLYSTEGGWLHMDEAALVAEAVKAKEAGFGGTKIKVGRPHVAEDMRRLALVRDAVGPAFEIMTDANQGLTLDEAVRRARHFESLDIAWFEEPIHADDVGAHRRLARSTAIPIAIGESLYSLSQFKDYLEAGACSIVQVDVGRIGGITPWLKVAHLCEAFNVPVAPHFLMELHLGLTCAVPNSRWLEYIPQLDLVTTAPIRIVDGRAIPSNAPGLGIDWDFAALERLIVHRSSHGAAPGLVPPL
- the allS_3 gene encoding HTH-type transcriptional activator AllS; translated protein: MLDPRLLRTFVAIAETGSFTQAAERLNMTQSTISQQLGRLEDAVGQRLIDRADRPVRPTAAGERLIGYARRILGLQQEAQMVLADPAGTAAVRIGLPEDIVSDAMAAVFADFASRHREIRLDVVAGLSRDLTRRYRTGEFDIVIVKEQAASADHRAAYPEAMGWFEALDAPAWPDPLPLVAFPPGGLYREAMFERIERERRRWYVAFSGSSLHNVLVAVEAGLGLSLLPIGTTAGRRLRAHAAFGMEPSMVVSIYAFEDAGPVAELVAGMREVLARRFDMPGRV
- a CDS encoding Ankyrin repeats (3 copies), coding for MPLPLAALALFMMAILPGGGSNVWGRDMTDTRLPAAAARDDVAAIGKLIGEGAAVDGRDGEGRTALLVATHANRVAAARALIAAGADVNAKDAIHDSPYLYAGARGHLDILKLTLEHGADLSSTNRFGGTALIPAAERGHVETVRTLIRAGVDVDHVNRLGWTALIEAIILSDGGPRHQEIVRLLIAAGADVNIADKEGVTPLQHARRHGYRPIVEMLAAAGGR
- the guaD_2 gene encoding Guanine deaminase; translated protein: MDETERFLCEAIRLADDNLDKGGRPFGAVVVRDGAVVATGVNEILATGDPTAHAEMMALRAASRALGAPSLDGCAVYASGHPCPMCLAAMRLTGVGQVYYAYSNDDAAPYGLSTAAVYADLARPFAEQSMTIRHVPVRRQSEPDLYARWKRRQADEA
- the yycB gene encoding putative transporter YycB — encoded protein: MRIRLPPPSKRLLLLVVVLVGLNLRPFLAGIGPLAGEITAATGLDYRSIALFTLVPMLLMGLCAFAGPSLQRLAGVRPAVVGALVLLGFGSALRLLPLGGAALIGTAAMCGLGVAIVQAVFPGVVKEHFPGRVAFVMGLYSAALMGGGALGAQAAPLVAELSASWRIGLGWLAVPAALAAAAAAPALLRRPRTWLLMACFGLVNGGYSTVIAWLAPSYQALGWSAAASGGLIAAMAASQAVSALAMPLLAAGSRDRRPWMWLALALQVAAFAGLAFWPAAMPLGWAVLAGIGLGGSFALAMVVALDHLDDAAGAGALSALMQGGGFLIAAVPPWIVAVLHDLTGGFAAGWLLHLGCAALVGVLALRLSPRGYAAAMRMSSGGDPDGAVEAPVRPPA
- the atzC_1 gene encoding N-isopropylammelide isopropyl amidohydrolase, translating into MAETLVIRNVRPGGGAPADILIRDGRIATVAPPGLGAEGLERDGQEIDGNLALALPGLVEAHTHLDKTLWGMGWHPHSAGPGIADKIDNERRIRREIGIEPDRQSARLTAQMLVMGTTHIRSHVDIDTEVGLSGVEGVMAMRERLKPVIDIEIVAFPQSGLMIRPGTLELVDRALALGAEVVGGLDPCAIDRDPKGHLDAVFGLAEKHGRPIDIHLHERGEMGAFSLDMIIERTRALGLQGQVTVSHAFCLGMPDVDHARRLIADLARERIALATTAPASAPAPAVKACLEAGVVVCGGSDGVRDSWNPYGIGDMLERAMLVGLRNDFRRDEDIALAVDVCTHGGAKVMGLADYGLAAGCAADLVLVAGESLAEAVAARPRERTVIKRGRVVVRDGRLAVPIA